Part of the Gigantopelta aegis isolate Gae_Host chromosome 15, Gae_host_genome, whole genome shotgun sequence genome is shown below.
CGCAACACGACATAGTTTACCTGTAAATATACAATTGGAATTaccaattttattatattgttgtgaaGTTGGGTTTTTTGAAAAGCTAGAAGAAATTGAAAAAGTTCATTTGACATTTTGCAGACGGATTCTAGGTGTTAAAACAGTACCTCAATTTTATGATATATGGTGAACTTGGGAGGTTTccagtaaaatataaaatatatagtagaATTATTAGTTACTGGAACAGGTATATTGAtagtaaaaaaaccccaccaaaattatcagttattgtattgtttctttTCAGCCTGTATAAACATGATACATTTAGATCAAGACGAATTTGTATTGTAAAGAACATTTTAGATTTAGATTGTCTTTGTAATATTTGGTTACAGCAGTTTGAAAGTAATATAACTAGAAATTGGCTGTTAAAAAGATTGAACGATGTCATTGTGATATGCATATACAGGAGTGGTACAGTTTTCTAGAAACGTCGTTAAAAGGAATTATTTGTAGAATATTCAAAACAGAACATGCatatgaaacatattttaagatTCCGTCTTGGAAACACagaattatatttacaaaatttagaCTATGTAATAACAGACTACCAACTGAAACAGGAAGATGACTAAATATACCAAGATATGAAAGATTATGCAATATTTGTAACCAAGGTTGTATTGGCGACGCATTCCATTTTTTGTTTGAATGTAACACACTAAATGATCTTAGAAAACTATATTTACCTAGATACTATTGGAAAAATCCTAGcgtaataaaaatgaaaatattgtttaacaataaggatttattaataaaactttgtgaatatataacacaaAGTTTCAAAACAATGCGTGAAATTTTgtgacattacatatatacatataatatataataatttgataATGTGCTCCCAGTGGAAACATTAATCCAGTATTACTCGCTCACAATGtataattgtataatatttCACCTCATGTGCCATGTATATCGTGGTCGGAGGAAATAAAGAATTTCTACACTTTGTTTTTCGTTTCTGTTTTTGAAATCCAATGACGAACACTATTCTTATGACTTTACTTTGCATATCCTTACcacaaccacaacaacaacaataatattattcagCATCATGTTCCCTTAAGCcctctaacaacaacaacaacaacaacaataataataataatgataataatagtagtagtagtagtagtagtagtagtagtagtagtagtaacataacgacaacaacaacaataggcATAATAAGTAAATAACTAACCACTTTAAGcgcacctctctctctctctctctctgcacaACTATTTGTACCATTGGAAAGGATATAGGTAGTCCTACATAAATacgtagtatatatatatatatatatatatatataacttaaacATTTAAGATATATTGACAAATTCCACAGGTTTATCTCAGTGTAATAAACTGGCTGATAACGCTTTCATTTGTAAAGTATAATTGCTATTGTAcatttggggccgaatttaaGACTGTTgaagtacatatattattaatgacttcgtaaattcgacccttttctttgatgactacgaatgCTTCTGACTGTGGGTTTTAAATGGTTTTCAACTAACACTTAGAACTGCTTCTACTAGGTTCAGACTACTAACTGTCAGCACaatgttggccaactttctgctcttacgacttctacgactgttcaGTTGCTAGTGTGAGCGCTTTTACAACtggattctcgtcgtataactaTTAAGttattaatctgagcgcacccgtcatATGTCGGGAGTTAGGAAAATGACAACGTAACCgtcgagttggtcaactttctgctagcagttggtagtctgatcttTTTTCGTTTCTTAAATGTAGTTTGGGGGACATCATAGGGGTACGGGCtgcattttgcccgaattcaacgaaaatgcccgaatctagataacaacgtttattcatattttggTTTCTACCAAAAAGCTATACCGGGTTACGAAataatcactacgcattttgaCAAGGATTGAGACCagtattgtgggtagaatgatacAAATAGGTTTCAGTTCGGCTCAGTTCGCCAGAACTTCTTTATCGTGTTTGGCCGAATGGCGAAGACTTGCTCCGACATTGGGAGGGGTGGGACaattcatcccccccccccccacacacacacacacaaacacacgcactcGCGCACACTCCCGTACGCTTATTGGGGACATACGCGTAATAGGAGGGATGGAAAGCTAAATAATTGgagtaaattaaaatttaaaaaattgcttTCTTTTCGGATATTTTAAACGTTAAAATGTGATAAACTAAAAACAATGACTTCGAACATTTCCGATTCTGGTTGTAGTAAACACGAAGTCGTCACAATGTCCTGTCGTCCACCTTAATGATGACCGCTCCGCCAGTCTGGCCACAGACCATAATTATTTACGCTAAATGTTTCTACATAGCGTTAGTAGCTTtaacacttttattaatatcagtaggccaagtgaattttttaaatgcaccttTTCCTGCCCAGGAGCAACATATTCTTAAAAGGACAACCTTTGTTATCAAAGCTTTTTCTCGTACGATATTGGTTTTAAAAACAGAACACTAACTAAACCTGGCCGAAGTGCACCCATTTCACACTAATAGTTCAACATTTCGATGGAATTACAACACAGAGGTTTTCAGTGTTAACAAGTTACACGTTTGCACACTACATGGTCTCTCCTGTCAACATCAGTCAATAAtcgccacttcaaagctgtctgctaTACAACTATcgcagtcaaacagcagactacatggCCTCTCCTGTCAACACCAGTCAATAAtcgccacttcaaagctgtctgccatacAACTATcgcagtcaaacagcagactacttatGCGGATATATTTCCGCATTTTGGGGACGATAATAGTGAGGGAGGGTAGatcagttgtaaagcgctcgcctgatgctcggtcggtctaggatcgatccccgtcggtggcaaactgggctatttctcattccagacaaTGCACACCATgaatggtataccaaagaccgtggtacgtgctatcctgtctgtgggatgaagcatataaaatatcctttgctactaatggaaaaaatatagtgtgtttcctctcacaattaccaaatgtttgagatccaatagccgatgattaataaatattatgtgctctagtggtgtcgtttaacaaaacaaactttaactttagataATTGTGATCTGTGGCCGTCTGAGTTTCTACTGAAATATGTTTCTGATGTCACGGACAATCGCCGGTACATCGGCTATCACCAGCAGCAGGAATGGCAAACTCATGAATATACCGGCCATGTAACCGATTGATGTCGATGATCGGCGATGGTCGGGTGCACTCGTTTTTTTCCGTATCGTCGCAGATAGCTTCTTCGTGTCCAATCTTAACTTGTTGACGATTCGTTGAAGAATGTCGGTCAGTTCCGCTTGTGAAAGATTGGCTCTTGAGAGCGAGGTGCAGAAAATGTCATGCGTGTTGTGTGTTTGATTGACAGATGACGTCATATCCGGAAACACAGCGATGACTGGGGTTGGTGTCATGGTAACAATGCTGTCAACATTTGTAGTGACTGGGGTTGGTGTCATGGTAACAGTGCTGTCAACAGTTGTAGTGGCTGGGGTTGGTGTCATGGTAACAGTGCTGTCAACAGTTGTAGTGGCTGGGGTTGGTGTCATGGTAACAGTGCTGTCAACAGTTGTAGTGGCTGGGGTTGGTGTCATGGTAACAGTGCTGTCAACAGTTGTAGTGGCTGGGGTTGGTGTCATGGTAACAGTGTTGTCAACAGGTTTCAGTGTTGTCAACAGTTGTAGTGGCTCGGTGTCATGGTAACAGTGCTGTCAACATTTGTAGTGGCTGGGGTTCCTTTCATGGTAAAGGTGCTGTCAACAGTTGCAGTGGATGGGGTTGGTTTCATGGTAACAGTGCTGTCAACAGTTGCAGTGGATGGGGTTGGTGTCATGGTAACAGTGCTGTCAACAGATGTAGTGGCTGGGGTTGGTTTCATGGTAAAAGTGCTGTCAACAGTAGTAGTGGCTTGGGTTGGTGTCATGGTAACAATGCTGTCAAAAGTTGTAGCAGCTGGGGTTGGTGTCATGGTAACAATGCTGTCAACAGTTGTAGTGGCTGGGGTTGGTGTCATGGTAACAGTGCTGTCAACAGTTTTAGTAGCTAGGGTTCGTGTCATGATAACAGTGCTGTCAACAGTTGTAGTGGCTGGAGTTGGTATCATGGTCACGGTGCTGTCAACAGTTTTAGTGGCTGGAGTTGGTGTCATAGTAACGGTGCTGTCAACAGTTTTAGTGGCTGGAGTTGGTGACATGGCAACAGTGCTGTCAACTGCGGAAGTGGCTGGAGTTGGTGTCATAGTAACGGTGCTGTCAACAGTTTTAGTGGCTGGGGTTGGTGAAATGGCAACAGTGCTGTCAGCTGCTGAAGTGGCTGGAGTTGGTGTCATAGTAACGGTGCTGTCAACAGTTTTAGTGGCTGGAGTTGGTGACATGGCAACAGTGCTGTCAACTGCTGAAGTGGCTGGAGTTGGTGTCATAGTAACGGTGCTGTCAACAGTTTTAGTGGCTGGAGTTGGTGAAATGGCAACAGTGCTGTCAACAGTCGTAGTGGCTGGGGTTGGTGTCATGTTGATAGTGCTTTCAACAGTTGTAGTGACAGGCGTTGGTGACATGGTAACGGTTTCG
Proteins encoded:
- the LOC121389852 gene encoding flocculation protein FLO11-like is translated as MTATPDTANVVDIITTAETVVETVTMSPTPVTTTVESTINMTPTPATTTVDSTVAISPTPATKTVDSTVTMTPTPATSAVDSTVAMSPTPATKTVDSTVTMTPTPATSAADSTVAISPTPATKTVDSTVTMTPTPATSAVDSTVAMSPTPATKTVDSTVTMTPTPATKTVDSTVTMIPTPATTTVDSTVIMTRTLATKTVDSTVTMTPTPATTTVDSIVTMTPTPAATTFDSIVTMTPTQATTTVDSTFTMKPTPATTSVDSTVTMTPTPSTATVDSTVTMKPTPSTATVDSTFTMKGTPATTNVDSTVTMTPSHYNC
- the LOC121389851 gene encoding flocculation protein FLO11-like, which translates into the protein MTPTPATTTVDSTVTMTPTPATTTVDSTVTMTPTPATTTVDSTVTMTPTPATTTVDSTVTMTPTPVTTNVDSIVTMTPTPVIAVFPDMTSSVNQTHNTHDIFCTSLSRANLSQAELTDILQRIVNKLRLDTKKLSATIRKKTSAPDHRRSSTSIGYMAGIFMSLPFLLLVIADVPAIVRDIRNIFQ